The following are encoded together in the Pseudomonas maumuensis genome:
- a CDS encoding DUF3156 family protein, translating into MSASWLERLTGPRAPAGYRPGATLARLGRNLGLPDLQSAASFTYREDGPRIEVRERTESHLLMHLVMCEFILRVPASGQGTLRAELHHTGMLRRSGLGCRLRSGDPLLFEALEARLAAVQAALMPLDFKRLAIDCCDGQWQVTLEHMGASEVVNRMPALRRYIPLTTEQRHHLWLAFDGLAYALHDL; encoded by the coding sequence ATGTCGGCAAGCTGGCTTGAGCGTCTGACCGGGCCACGCGCTCCGGCCGGGTATCGGCCCGGGGCGACCCTGGCGCGTCTGGGGCGGAACCTCGGATTACCGGATTTGCAATCCGCAGCATCCTTTACCTACCGAGAGGATGGCCCGCGTATCGAGGTGCGTGAACGCACCGAAAGCCACCTGCTGATGCACCTGGTGATGTGCGAGTTCATCCTGCGTGTGCCAGCCAGTGGCCAGGGTACGCTGCGCGCCGAACTGCACCACACCGGCATGCTGCGGCGCAGCGGTCTGGGCTGCCGCCTGCGCAGCGGTGATCCGCTATTGTTCGAAGCGCTCGAGGCGCGCCTGGCAGCAGTGCAGGCCGCCCTGATGCCCCTGGACTTCAAGCGCCTGGCCATCGACTGTTGCGACGGTCAATGGCAGGTGACCCTGGAGCATATGGGCGCTAGCGAAGTGGTCAACCGGATGCCCGCCTTGCGTCGCTACATCCCCCTCACAACCGAACAGCGCCACCATCTCTGGCTGGCGTTCGACGGGTTGGCGTACGCCCTGCACGACCTCTGA